The genome window AAGTGCTCAGAACAGTTCCTGAAGTACTGAAAGGTGTCAGCTCTTATTATGAGACTCAAGTAATATTAATTTGAAAAGAAGGTAAGTAATGTTCCTAAAACAAATCTCTGGTGCCTAATGGAGCTGGTCCAGCTACAGAGTCCCGGTCAGCACCTCACTGCACCTCAAACTTAAAACACCGAGGCTGCTAGTATCATATGGAGTCTCATTGTTCTTCTTCCTGTGCCCCAGCTCCAAGAAAGGCAATAGAGAGCAGCCCACAACTCTGTCCATAGTAAGAGAGGCAGCGACTGGCTCCCAGCCTGGGGTCTATAAGCCAGTCACTGCTGAAAGGCTGTTTCCCTTTCCTGGTCTTCAGACACTGCTGAATTCTCAATGAATCAAGCTGGAGCCTTGGAGACTTCCCTGATGTCTGAGGTTTCCTCCATTTACAAACAAAGACCAAAGACTTccttagttcctgtctttcttcaGCTCAGATTTGATTTCAAGCCTTGGAACACCCTGAAACCTACGTCTGCATTACCTGTAGCCTGTCTATACGTCACTCAGAACTGATGTATGCTAGATAGCCTGTCACATCCCACCGTGTAATCTCACATCTGTCCCTTGGCTCCCTGGGTCCTGAACGTCCCGTCTGCACACAGTGGAAGAATCTGCATATTCACTTAAAACATGTTATCTTTAGTGTTCTTGATAATATCATTGTATCATATAATCCAACCTGCTCCTGATAGCCACAACTTTGACTAAGTGATAAATACTTGACTCGTCCACAGAATAAattctttcccctctcttctcttgcttATCATAAGTAACAGGCTCAAATATCTCTCATGGATGTGGTAGAAGAGAGACAGTTTTGTAGTGCAGAAACCACCTGTGCTGTAAGAGGGCTTGTGCATCTCACACAGGGATCCACATACTGGAAGCTGGAATGCTCTGTGGCTTGCTGGCTGATATTTGTCACTTTCTGTTTTCTGCATAGTTGCTGGGGTCTCCCTCATCTTGACCCTGATTACTCAAAGGTTAACCCATCCCCTctttctcatgctcatggatctcttttttttattattattattctcttcatcctctccctcttcttttctacTCTCCTCCTTTTTGAGGCAtattttcttatacagcccaggctagtcttcaacttgtaatctttctgcctctccagttCAGGGATGATAAAGAGGTACTACCATAGCTGACTTCAAGGTGAGGGGTATGAAATTACCCTACAAAATGTCCTTGGCCTTGCCACCACTGGTTATTTTAAGGAAGTAATAGTGTTGCCCTGACATCTCTAGCAAATGAGGATTCGTTAGAGAAGTCAGCTCCTGTGTGAGGTCAGGAAGAatgacagaggcagatggagaggGCAACTTCTCCTATTAACACTCACTCAGGTGGATGTGGAAGGTGGTGACAATAGCAAAAGTAGCTATCCAAATACAGTGCTCACACAAAGCCTGGTACAAGCCTATCCTCACCTTTCCTGGACCATTTGCTAAGATCCAGGGCCATGTGACTGGCCATAGACACCTGCACATTGGGCAGGGGTGATGCACTCTTCCATCTAAAGTGTGTAGGATAGCAGGTGGTGTGTGAAACAGATCACTGCCAGGTACCAGCCAGACATCAGAATGATCCCAGCATGCCTGCCCATCTGTATCCTAACTATGCTCTCTCTTGATCCTGCCTGACCTGCCTCAGCTGCTGCTTCCAGCATCGCAGGTGCTACGAGGAGGCTGTTGAGATGGACTGTCTCCAAGACCCTGCCAAGCTCAGTGCAGATGTAGATTGCATCAACAAACAGATCACCTGTGGTGAGCATTTTCAGACCTCCTAGAGCAGGGGCATGAAATGACCATTGTGGTCCACTTGGGATTTGCCAGCACCATCTACATCATCAGCAGTGTCATTGTTGGCACTTGGTTGATTGGTGTATTTGTGGTTCACATATAGTTAATGTGCAAATGAATGCTTTTTTATGACTGAAGCAATGGTTTGTTGGAATATTAACTgacttataatttatttatacttGTGATTGTAGAAGGTTTTAAGTGGAAATAGTTTTCTATTTATTAACTGTGTAACCGTGGGATAATTTCTTAGCTTCTCTTAACTACAGAACAGGGGGGAGAAAACCTCCTTCAAAGAGATGCTATGGAAATTGAATTAAGCCCGAATGAGAAATGGTTAATGCAGTGGCTGGGGCAGAGTGAGAACTTATGATCATGTATGGAGGTAGAAACAGTGGTGAGAGGTCAGGCTGGTGTTGGCTGCTGTTTGTAAGGGGCAAGTGCATCAGTTGTGTTCCTGTGTAAGAACCTTATTTACCATATGACTCTGGGAATATTATTTCACATGTCTAGGCAGTCCTGGAAGAAATACAACAGGCAAAGGCACAGAGGGGTGAGAGCATATAGCAAGTTGAGGTGCTAGATTGAGCAAGTCTCCTGTGTGCCCACTGTGGACCTTGTTCCTGATGCACAGCAACTCTGATCTTCCATCCCAACAAACTGTTAAATGGAAACCACTGTTCTTAGTTTTCAGACAAGAGAaggaaagctctgctctgagagaTTAAATAACCTGGCTAAAGTCACAGAGGTACGCAACTGTAGGCTTTGAACCAAGGTCCCAGTGACTCCCAAGTCCAGATACTCAGCTTGGTGGAGCCTAGAGCATTAACAGAAGGTAGAGGGAGGCACTGAGGAATTGATGGGGAGAAACCAGTGGAAATAGAAAAGGGCATCCATCCATGCACTAAGAAAACACATCCTGAGTATCTCTCCACGTGAGACTGCTGCATCCATATGGGGCCCTCCTGACCTTCTGGACTATTGCCTGGATGGTCAGTGCCGTGCttactttcttcctcctcttgacAGAGTATATGACAGGAGCAACTTAGAAAGGTTTaagtttaataaaatgtaactgataaaaaaaataataataataataaaagaaaggttTAAGTTGGCTTCTGGGTCAGAGTATATAGTCCATAGCAGTGGGGAAGCACAGTAGTGGAAGCAGATTACTGCCTGGACATCAAGAGAACAAAAAAGTTGGTTGTATGGCATCAGTCTGAAAACAGAGCATTCAGGCTAGAAGCAGGGCTAGACTCTTATCTCCTGTATGCTCTCCTGTGCTACCTCATGAGCCCATGGTTCATgagcttttcctcttctctccaacAAAATTTGACAGGCCTAATCTCCTGAAAATCTTGTGTAGATTGTCATGGCCACTCCAACTTCAGAATAGAAACATCTGTGCCACATGTGGAGGATGGTAATACACAAAAGACCCCCAGCGACCTTCCAATCTGTGCCCCACCTCATCTAGCAAATCTCTACCTTCTAAATGTACTGCAATCTCCCGTGCAATCAGCTGGGGAGCAAGTAATCAAACACATGAGCTTGTGGCTGTCATTTCACATTCAAAGCATGGTAGTTAGGCACTGCAAATGTGTTATGTGGTGACAGGAGTTGTAGAGGAAGCAAAGTCAGGGAGATATTGTAGGGTGGGCTGGGCGGTACTCTGTTTAAATgagaagggcatttgctcaaaGCTTCTTTGAGCAAAGATTTGAAGAAGTAGTAAGCAATTCTTACTTTAAGTGAAGGTGAAGAGTGACCGAGCAGAACATGACAGGCTGAAGGGGTGGAATAGGGAACAGAAGGGGATAATAAGAAGTGTGGGGAAAGATGGCATCAGGGAGAAATAGAGGTGGTGGATAGGGACAATCACACAACACTTCCTAGGTGACTCTGGGAAGTCAGCCAGAAGCTCTGAATCAATAGACATGCTTCGAttgaagtgttttatttttaatttttgtacccctaaggatggaacccaggacctcttgTGTGCTAGATAAGTTCTCTCTATCACTGATATACCCTCTGTGTCTTACTCTAGCCCTTGATCTATTTGGGATCCCTCATGACAGTGGATGACAGAATTGGGAAGGCTAGTCTGGGGTCCACTGACATGAATGGGCAAGAGATGGTGGCAGAGTATATAAGGATGTGAACAGTCCCCAAAGTGGATACAGGCAGAGCCAAAGCCAGTACAGCAGACTAGGCTAGGCATGGGaacatatagtgtgtgtgtgacccCAGGTTGGGTCCATTCAGCCAAAAAGGTGACACTGTCATTACAAAGTTACAGGGAGAGCAAGTTTGGACAGGGCAGACCGAGAGTCCTGTTGGAGCCATCATTGCCTATTGAGGTTCCAAGTTTGATCTCTCTACCTTGCTCTACCTTTGCTGTATGCAGAGTCCAAGGATCCCTGTGAGCACCTGCTGTGTACCTGCGACAAGGCTGCTGTTGAATGCCTGGCTCAGTCTGGCATCAACTCTTCCCTGAACTTACTGGATGCTTCTTTCTGCCTGCCCCAGACTCTGGGTGAGACAACCAGGGCTGAATCTCAAAGTAGGGTTGAACAGTGGGCAGGAGCTTCAGTGGGACTGAGTGTGGCTGCCTGTCTTCAGATGCCAAATGTAGCCCTTCAACATCTGAGCCCACTGCTACAGCCACACCACCATGTGTTTCCTTGCAGAACCAACTAGTGGGAAGGTCCCTGTGACGCTCCTGCCTAGAGGTAAATTCCCAGCATAGCTGGTTCTTTTCTCCAGTGGCTGACTCACAGAGGCTGGTGCCATCAATGAGATTGGCTCTGCCTCCTTTTGTTATGAGACCAATATAAATATTTAGTATCAAAAGATGCTAGTACCAACTCTACCCTAGCTAGTAGGTAGATGTGAATTTAATCCAGTGAAGGTGTAGAGAGCCCAtgttcttttttctctgtgtagtcagaGGCCTGGTACAGAATGGGACTGGGGCAGCACCTCAGGCTCAGATGAACATGGATCTCACTCCCTGACTTGTGTCCACTGAGGCCTCCCTAGAATGGaccctgcttcttcttccttgctATTCCCTCCTTACCTCCCAGAGCCTGAGCAGAAAGCACAGCCTTGCTCAGGTAACTCTTTTCGAGGGAGAGGTTGTTTATCCTGTGAGCATCTGGAGGCACTCTTATATAATTCATGCTTCTTACTCTAAAATATGGGTCTTATGAAAAACAATAAGTCAAGTTTATGGCTGCCGTTTCTTGTTTGTTAGAGTTTCTCTGCTTTCTCATTGCCAATACCTTTAGGTACCTGGGGATGGTCCACTGTCAGTTTGTTGTCACATCTATCCTTTCCTTAGGCTCTTCCTATAATTAATTATGTAATTTTTAAGGGGCAAGCCACAGTGTATGTGCTGGGCTGCAGGTATGTGGGTATACATGGGGAGTGTGCTGTAGGTATGAAtattgtacatgcatgtgtgcattgcCAAATACGGTGCATATATAGGTGTGAGTGCTAAGTATTCATGGGTATGGGAATGTACTTGTATGAATGTGGGGTATATACAAGGATGTGTGGGCatacaggtttctctgtgcatcttCCACATTCCGTACTATTCAGTACATTCAGTTTCTATTCTGTCTGCCCTGCCTTCTTAGCAAAGGTCTTTTAATCTTGGGATACCTTCAGAGTCCATAGCTCTTTTACTGCCTTCATCTTATGTCTCAGATAGCCCTCCTCCTCCACCAGaatccagcagcagcagcagctgtgatTCCTCCTGAGTCAAACAGTGGTGGTCAGTCCATGCTCCTGGAGGAGTAAGAGCCAAGGAACTCTCAGCTAGAATGGACAACTCTTCCACGAAGACTTCTTTCTTAGGCCATCCTTCCCTTGGCCCCTTAGTACCTAGCTTGCTCAGCTTAGATCCTTGAGGTTTTCTTCTTGCTGTTGGAGACTCTCTTTTTCCAGGGGTTCCTGAAAAGCCCACAGACAGCAGTCAGATAGCCCTGTCAGGAGAAGGTAAGTATGAACAAACATGTGACCCAACCACCTTTGTCCCATTTGTGCCACTCCATACTGGTGTGATGACATCAGCTCCCCGATATGTTCCTTGCCTGCTTTGTTATGGAGCTGAGTAATTCCAGAGGCCTTGGTCCTTTCCAGCCAGAACCTCTTTTCTACTCCCACGGTTTTCTCTTGTCCCTCTGTTTTCACCTCTAGAGGGTCAAAGATATGATGCTGCAGGCTCATCCAGAGGTACAGCTTCAGGCTTGTCCAGATGGACAATGCCCTATTTTAATGTGCCTTCCAGGTCTTGTTTGGATATACTTATGCCAGAAAGTGATGTGTTGCTCATCCAAAATTCAAATTTAGTGGGTGTATTAAATATATAGCTGGCTCTTAGCGCAGTCATTCTATAGAGTCCTCCTTCAGGGAACTGGAATTTTCCCCTTTCCTTGGTAATTATGCACAATCTGTTTCCCTGACCATGGAACTGGCTCAGGGGCTCAGCTTGATCCATAATCAAGTGGTGTATCCTTTCCACAGTGGCTGGTGAGATGAGAGAAGACAGACCAACAACACTCTCCAGGACAAGTAAGCAGAAGGACCATCCAAGGGGGAGTtgctgggcacagtggagatgCTGCCCAAATCCATGTGCTCTTTTTCAGTGGCTACTACTGGATGGGGCCCCAAGGGAAATATAGTGCGCATTTACAGAATATGTAGGACAGTGAGGCTTAGGAATCTTAAAATTTCTGTCACTCAGCCaaaatatcaaacaaacaaacaaacttgatgACCTACCTGGCATTAGCCAGGAATTCAATGCAAATATGACCATCAAATCTAGAAATGTCTAAGTCAAATTTCAGTTGGTGAGCCTGACTCAAACAGACATGTTCATGATGATTAGCAACCATATAATTATCCATAGGTGTAAGCAACTGACAATAATTATTTGCTAGTTACTTACAATGAATGAGTAAATTGATACTGGCTGACGGGCAGTACCACCACTGAAGGTCACCAATGTGTAGGCATTAGTCACCAGATGCACCAAACTGTAGATCCTCCCTTGTCCCGGGAATCCTGTTATTccatgaaggaagggaggggtcaCTCACCTAGGATGTGTCAGCTTAGAAGTCCTTGGGTCTGAGCAGGTAGGTTTTGCTTTGAAAAGAACAGTCTGCTCAACAGAGGACAGTCCAGATGTCCCTTTAATGTGGCAACTGCCTTCACAGTCAGCTTCAAAGCCTGAGTTTTATACAACACTACCATTGTCTCGACCCACAAGTATGTTAAGCTGAAGTTCGTGCTCCCCTTTCCTTACGCTGGTTTAGTCACCATCTCTCTTCTTTATGATACAGTGGAAAGTGAAAGCAGAGCTTAACATAATGCCCGAGTCTCAACCTCAGCTGGCATGACACTTCATCCCACCACTACCTAACTTCTTAATTCTTGAGGAGTGTCTTAACtctcttgtatgtttgttttctcatctctgtAAGAGGGGTGAGCAGGAGACTCctatttgtgagctgccattaaAGTGAGTCAGAACAAAGTCCTTATTGTCATATCATTTGGAACACAGTAGGAGGTTTGTAAAAGTTAAGAAGGTTTCACCTCATAAAAGTCCAGGGCTCAGCTGCTCTCGTAAAGCCAACAGCAGCATGCCATTCTACTCCCCCCGGACTGCCCGCTGCTTTGTTTAAAtacaagatatttttttcttcccatatTTTTCACCCCCAATTTCTGCATAATATACAGTCTCAAAGCTTTTCTACAAATTCCCCTGCATTGCAAGCTGCTGGGACATTTGCCAACAAGCATGTGGGAGGAGGGCATGTCAGTTTGGGCCCAGTCCTCTGCCTCTGGAGACCAAGGCACACAGTAGTGTTGACActcagtctgtctgtctcctcttcaAGCAGGGTCTGTTCAAGATCTTGAAAACGTGGAAGCTGCTAGGACCACATCAAGTCCAGGTAAGCATATTTGGCTCCCTCTGCCTTTACATATATAAGCTTGTGAAATCAATGGATTCCAAAGGAGCTTTGGACCAAGCTCTAAGTGGAAGAAAGAATTGAACACAATGTGTCTCTATATTCCTTCATTAAGAACACATGCAGAATTAAAAGACACATTAGCAGGAAACAATGAGAAGTTCTCAGGTAAAGACTTGTTTGTGAAATTATAATTAGTTTTCCGTTTAAAAACACTTGTTATTCCATTATGCAAAATCAGATACTTTTAGTATTTATGTTATTTTCTAGTAGCCTCATGTATTActtttttattactgtgataACACAACATAACGAAGAAAACTTATAGAGATAAAAAGTTTAGTTcgggcttacaatttcagagtgCTAAAGTCCATGATGACAAAGTAGAGGGAGCAGGTGGTAAGTGGctggagcagaggctgagagctcacatttCAAACAGCAAGTGGGTAAACAGAGCTAACTCAAAATGGTGCCTGTATTTTGATAACTCAAGACACACCTCCTCATAAAGGCTATGCCTTCTAATCCTCCCCAAACGGttccaagtattcaaacatagaagcctgtggggccatttttattcaaactataAGCAGCTTTACTGGGCAAAGGATGCAATCAGGCTGTCTGGCAAGTTGCATAAAGAACCTTCACATAATTGTAAATAGGAAGAGAAATAGCTGCAGTACTTGAACAAGGAGGTCAAGGGTTCAAAGGCTTAAGAGGAAGGTCTGCTTGCTATCTGGCACCctacctttttcttccttctctttgtctctttacTTGCTGAGAGCATCTAGACAGGTCCTGTTGCAGGTGTACAGTTGTAAACATAGTACAGTCCTAAGCCTGAATGATCACCACAGTCCTCCCCCATGAGCTGACATGTAGGTGCCTTAGCTCAGGCTCCTGTAGCATTCACTAGTCTGCAAACAATGCGCACTCTCCTTACATGTCTGTGTTCTGAGAGTTTCTGTTTGCATTTGGCCTTGACCGTGTGTTCATCTGCAAATGACTCTGGGTGACTCTTTAACTCTGAACCATTAAGTTGTCTATTTTCAGGATCTGCAGAGATTGTTGCCATAGCTAAGGGTGCAACCCATGCTGCTGCTGGCATGAAACCAGTGAGGTTGGGAGTATCATCTGTTGGCAATGGCTCTCAGGAGACAACTGGAAAAGGTAGGTGAGAGGCATCATCCGGGAATGTCTGGCCTCCCCACCCTGGAAATCTTAAATCTAGCTCTTAACAAAGACTTTTAGGCTACATTATAGATTGTGACCATCTCCTGCTGATGCAACTAGAAGGCATCACATATACCCTTTACTAAGCAAGTTCTTTAAGGCTCAAGATACAAAGCTTACCTTTGACCTTCAGGTGCTATGAGTCTGAGTCTGAGCAAAACCCAGGGTTTTCTGCCCCCTGGCTCTGTCTCTTCATCACTCTGCTGGCCTAGAAGACAGGATCTTGGCTGCCTTCACATTGTGTGTGGGTGGCTAACTAGAAAGATGAAGCAGGTGGGTACTACTGATTATCCTATCTTTCTTCCCTTTCATGCCTTCCCAAAGAACCCACACTTGGGAAGAGCTCCAGTCAGTAGGACACACCTGGGCAAGCCTCCAATGGTGTCCAGTGCAGAACTGTGGAGAATGCATATGAAAGTTGTAGGCAGGTGAGGAAGAGCAtgaggagaaacagagagacagaatcaGAATGAGAAAATCCAGAGCTTTGTAATGCAAAACATGCCAAAACATGATGTGTCCCCAAAAGCCTAAGAGGACAGCTAAGACCCTTCAGGCTCCTAGGTTCTTCTCAACAATAGGGTGTGGTCCACAGGGCATCTTTAGTCTTGACAAGTCCTATTCTTTATGAAGATTTTATAAGGAATTCAGTAGAGCATGAAAAGCCAAGCTGAAGAGGAGTTGTTctttgaaacaaagagaacaaggcACAGGAGAGTGGTGATCTGAGATCCACCCAAAGTAGTTTTCATACAATGTGAAACACCATTCCTCTTAGGAACTCTGCTCTAGCTCTCCTGTGTTCTTAATTAGGTTGTGACAGATTGGCCTTCCTGCATCTGGGAGATGGGGATAGCATGCAGGCCATGCTGCAGCTTGGAGAGATGCTCTTCTGTCTGACATCCCGTTGCCCAGAGGAATTTGAATCTTATGGCTGTTactgtggaagagaaggaagaggagagccaAAGGACACCTTGGATAGGTATGGATGGGGAAGGGTGGTGCACAAATGGCAAATGAGGTTGCTAGCATCTGTAAGGGCCCTTGTCTGCATTGGGCTGTACATCAAGTCCTTTAAGGAATGGGGTCTTGGCATCTATTCTTACTTAGGGTGCCATTATAACACTACAGACCAACTTTCCCAATAAGCAGCTGGGTTTAACTATTCGTCTAGTAAAGGAATAAGTCAGGTTGAACCAAATCTCTTGATTACAACTATAGACTACCACACATCCTAGAAGGACCGGCTTGCTAATACACATTGCATGACTCTAGACTGACCTCTTATGAAATGGTCCACATACTAGAGGCCTGCATTTGGTTAACTCAGAAGAAGGCAACATTTAATCTATACTCCTAACTTTTAAGTGCTTTTGCTAAATTTCACGACCACCACTTTTCAGGGAATTTCCTTAGCTTCATATACATACCATTCACTTACATACAAATTCAGCCCACATCTTGGGGGGCTTTTTTGTGTGCCAGGCACCAAGCAAAGTAGtagacacacaaaaatgattaTAGCTaaacaaggcagaaaaaaaaacttttatgagCAGGAGATGACTTTACTGAAAGAGTTAGACAATTAGACAAAAGTACATAGATGAAATAAGTAATGATGTGGGATTCACCTTGGGTTGAAAAAATATTCCAAGAACACAGTTGATAGGATCTGGAAGACTGATTACCCAttatccacccacccactcatccacCACTACCCCCATTTTAGTGCTTACCATTAACATAGATTCCTCTTTCTCTACTGCCTGATCATTCAGGCTGTCagtgaaagaaatcaaggacaccctCCCCCAAAATCCTCCAACAGGAATGAGCCTACTGAGATTTTAATTGTAACAGTTAAAGCTGCAGTGGCATCAAATGTGTTTATATAATGAGGTGCCACAGCATGCCCTCTGTCCTCCATGACAAAGGGAGCTTTAATAGTGTCAATATTACATAATACACAGAACTCTTCAGTGAGATAATGAAGACAGGGACATAGCCAGCAGCAGTCTCTATGTCCTATTAAATCTCGTGAGAAAAAAATGGGGACAATTTTGGAAGTGCCTTCTGATCATTGACCATATTTCatcaaaatatgaaatttgagCAGTTGAGAAGTCAGTATAATTTTCTGACATCTACAGaaaaagcaaaacccaaaagTTATACGTAGAAACTGTGAATCACAGCTTGTTACACTGGTGTCATGCCCTGCAAGAACATAAGTTCACTATCATGTATTCCGTTAAATCACAAACAGGTGATTTGCATGAATGTGTTGATCACTTATGATTCCTAATGATAGTAATTTTAGATTGCAACTATTGTGTTCATTTTCCATCCCACTCCTGTAACCCCAGGAAATATACATATAAGACAGCATGGCTCAACTGTAATGGTAGCTGAAAATGGGGCAGTCACTGACATCAGCTATTGGGTAATGCGAATGTGTAATGTAGGACTATTTTGCCTGGCAACAAAATTGGTAAAGCTGTCGTGTGGCTAAGAGCAGGGTGTAAGTGTGATCATCCTTTGTTGGGCTGTGGCCCCCAGGAGGGAGCACATTGAAACTCACAGTTAATCCTGACACTAATCCAAGAAGGCAGCTTCATTACATCTCCTACTTCACAGAGGAAACATAttcaaaaggcaaaagaaaaagtgggaaagttGGGATATGGGCTGGAAAACAGCATTGCCTTAGACCTGAAACCTCCACTTAGCTAGCCAGTGGATTTTAAATGTCTATGTATAGCTAAAATCAGAGCACTAATGAATAATTGTAGACCACTATTGACTGGCACCTTTACAAGTGTCCTACAGACATCATCCAGCTGAGGACGATACTGAAGATGTTAGGCCAGAAGATATATCTGAACACAAGACATTGactcatttatttgtgtttgctGGGGCCCCAATTTGTGTTGGACCTGTGCTGGATGCAGGTCTTCGAGGGATAAAGAGATGACCTATAGGTGTGAAGCTAAGTGTTCTATTGTGTAGAAGGTTAGATAGAGAAGGATCACTATATTGGCATGAAACACATCAAGCTCAAGAGGTCACCTTCCTGAGAAACCCTTCATTCCCATCTGTTGGAAAGGTGCAGAGATGAGTTGATTTGCcatcaataataaaataaaaaatgtagaaATTCAGGTATACAGAATGGAGTTGATGCTATGGTCGAGGCAGCCTCTTGGCGCTGTACACAACTTGACCAGCCTTTGAGGTGTGTAGTAGCTTGCCTTACATACTCAAAAAAGAGCCCTTGGCACATCTCAGCACCACACACAGTATGGAGAAAAATGACCTTATGAAGGGTACTGGATTAGTGGGGAACTCTGGGAAATAAAAAGTTTCCTTGGCCTTAGGTGCTGTTTGTCCCATCACTGCTGTTTGGAGCAAGTGAGACACCTGGGCTGCCTGCATGGGAGGCATTCTCGGTCATCTGTGGTATGTGAAGACCACACAACCAAGTGTAAGTGTGGTATTTGCCTACAGTCCTCATGTTATTGTGTCTGTTTTCTGGCTGAAGCTAGACTACAGCTACCTCCCCTAGCACTTCATTTGTACCATGATCTCATGTTCTTCACTTTGAGGCAGGTCTTTATATCTCTTTC of Meriones unguiculatus strain TT.TT164.6M chromosome 8, Bangor_MerUng_6.1, whole genome shotgun sequence contains these proteins:
- the Oc90 gene encoding otoconin-90 translates to MFCWPLFQGAALVYGYTLSSAATMIMLLVVSVLLVPCVGGHALDTPNPQELPPGLSKNINITFFNGMFKNVESVAEIFDCLGSHFTWLQAVFTNFPLLLQFVNSMRCVAGLCPRDFEDYGCACRFEMEGLPVDESDSCCFQHRRCYEEAVEMDCLQDPAKLSADVDCINKQITCESKDPCEHLLCTCDKAAVECLAQSGINSSLNLLDASFCLPQTLEPTSGKVPVTLLPRGVPEKPTDSSQIALSGEVAGEMREDRPTTLSRTRSVQDLENVEAARTTSSPGSAEIVAIAKGATHAAAGMKPVRLGVSSVGNGSQETTGKGCDRLAFLHLGDGDSMQAMLQLGEMLFCLTSRCPEEFESYGCYCGREGRGEPKDTLDRCCLSHHCCLEQVRHLGCLHGRHSRSSVVCEDHTTKCVGQSLCEKLLCACDQMAAECMASAFFNQSLKSPDCPECQGQPISCEDDMLGGNVASSVDSSSEEESEEVTPQMERPRSRLLEKPPGPFRTRPLGGR